The following coding sequences are from one Triticum dicoccoides isolate Atlit2015 ecotype Zavitan chromosome 4A, WEW_v2.0, whole genome shotgun sequence window:
- the LOC119286866 gene encoding putative 3,4-dihydroxy-2-butanone kinase, with amino-acid sequence MALQGKKLINNPDDVVTEFIEGLVETYPGLQYLDGFPEIKVVLRADAVGGAYDKVAVISGGGSGHEPAHAGFVGPGMLTAAVSGDVFASPPVDSILAAIRAVTGTMGCLLIIKNYTGDRLNFGLAAEQAKSEGYKIEMVIVGDDCALPPPRGIAGRRGLAGTILVHKVAGAAADAGLSLADVAAEAKHASEAVGTMGVALSVCTLPGQVTSDRLGPEQIELGLGIHGEPGAAVVELQTVDVVVEHVLKQILSQETQYLPITRGSNAVLLINGLGATPVMELMIAARKAVPELQLEYGIAVDRVYTGTFMTSLDMAGLSITIMRSDENILQRLDAPTKAPAWPVGSEGNRPPAKFPVPVPPSPSMKDDEILSERQELSKQGCMLEAAIEAAAKELIDLKDNLNDWDSKVGDGDCGTTMYRGATAILEDMKTCYHLNDAAGTVNEIGSTIRKVMGGTSGILYDILCKAAYASLKQNKNITAYEWADALEASIAAVSKYGGARAGYRTMLDALIPASTVLKQSLKAGDDPVTAFIASSEAASAGAESTKQMQAKAGRSSYISPDHLVSIPDPGAMAAAAWYRAAALSVKNKLHASES; translated from the exons ATGGCTCTGCAGGGGAAGAAGCTCATAAACAACCCCGACG ATGTGGTGACTGAGTTCATCGAGGGGCTGGTGGAGACCTACCCGGGCCTGCAGTACCTGGACGGGTTCCCTGAG ATTAAAGTTGTTCTTCGCGCTGATGCTGTGGGCGGTGCCTATGACAAGGTTGCTGTCATCTCAG GTGGTGGAAGTGGTCATGAGCCAGCCCATGCGGGATTTGTTGGGCCAGGAATGTTGACAGCTGCTGTTTCTGGAGATGTTTTTGCTTCTCCACCTGTTGATTCTATTTTAGCT GCTATTCGAGCTGTAACGGGCACCATGGGATGCCTTCTGATAATAAAG AACTACACTGGTGATAGACTTAATTTTGGATTAGCTGCTGAGCAGGCAAAATCTGAAGGCTATAAGATAGAG ATGGTAATTGTTGGAGATGATTGTGCCCTTCCCCCGCCTCGGGGGATAGCTGGTAGAAGAGGTTTAGCAGGAACAATTCTTGTGCATAAG GTTGCTGGGGCTGCTGCAGATGCTGGCTTATCTCTTGCAGATGTTGCTGCAGAAGCAAAACATGCATCTGAGGCTGTTGGTACAATGGGAGTAGCACTTTCTGTTTGCACGTTGCCTGGGCAAGTGACATCTGATCGTTTAGGTCCTGAGCAAATTGAGCTTGGCCTTGGAATT CATGGAGAACCTGGTGCTGCTGTTGTTGAGCTACAGACGGTTGATGTGGTGGTCGAACATGTTCTTAAGCAGATACTATCACAG GAAACTCAGTATCTTCCTATCACAAGAGGGAGCAATGCTGTTCTCCTAATCAATGG ATTAGGTGCTACTCCTGTCATGGAGCTTATGATTGCAGCAAGAAAAGCGGTCCCTGAGTTACAGTTGGAGTATGGGATTGCTGTTGACAGAGTCTACACTGGCACATTTATGACATCACTTGATATGGCTG GACTTTCTATCACCATTATGCGATCAGATGAAAACATTTTGCAGCGACTTGACGCTCCCACTAAAGCTCCAGCTTGGCCTGTTGGTTCTGAAG GAAATCGCCCACCAGCAAAATTCCCGGTTCCAGTACCACCATCACCTTCAATGAAGGATGATGAG ATTCTTTCAGAACGCCAGGAACTAAGCAAGCAAGGCTGTATGTTGGAGGCCGCTATTGAAGCAGCTGCTAAAGAACTCATTGATCTCAAGGATAACCTAAATGATTGGGACAGTAAAGTCGGTGACGGTGACTGTGGAACTACG ATGTATAGAGGTGCAACAGCTATTCTTGAAGATATGAAAACATG TTATCATCTGAACGATGCAGCTGGAACAGTAAATGAGATTGGGTCAACAATCCGGAAGGTGATGGGTGGAACAAGTGGAATCCT GTATGACATACTCTGCAAGGCTGCATATGCAAgcttaaaacaaaacaaaaatattaCGGCATATGAAT GGGCTGATGCTTTAGAAGCCTCTATTGCTGCTGTTAGCAAATATGGTGGTGCCAGAGCAGGATATCGCACAATGTTGGATGCTCTGATTCCCGCTTCTACAGTTTTGAAACAG TCTCTTAAAGCTGGGGATGATCCGGTGACTGCATTCATCGCTTCTTCTGAAGCAGCATCAGCTGGCGCTGAATCCACTAAACAAATGCAAGCAAAG GCAGGACGGTCATCGTACATCTCTCCCGACCATCTGGTTTCAATTCCTGACCCAGGAGCAATGGCTGCAGCTGCATGGTACCGGGCCGCAGCGCTTTCGGTGAAGAACAAGCTGCATGCATCAGAAAGCTAG